From the genome of Prevotella herbatica, one region includes:
- the gpmA gene encoding 2,3-diphosphoglycerate-dependent phosphoglycerate mutase produces the protein MKKIVLIRHGQSQWNKENRFTGWTNVDLSLQGIEEAENAGTLLKKEGYSFDVAYTSYLKRAVKTLNCVLDKMDEDWIPVLKSWRLNEKHYGFLQGMNKSETAEKYGNEQVHIWRRSFEIAPQPLSKDDLDNPRHDPRYASIPPEYIPDTESLKDTIERVMPYWECEIFPQLMKVDNILVVAHGNSLRGIVKHLKGISDEAISDMNIPTAVPYVFEFDDNLKLVRDFYLGNAEEIKRKQEAVAKQGLAK, from the coding sequence ATGAAAAAAATAGTATTGATTAGACATGGGCAAAGCCAGTGGAACAAAGAAAACCGATTTACAGGTTGGACAAATGTAGACTTGTCTCTTCAAGGTATTGAAGAGGCTGAAAATGCAGGAACTCTTTTAAAAAAGGAAGGATATTCTTTCGATGTTGCTTACACCTCATATTTAAAGAGAGCTGTAAAAACACTCAACTGTGTTCTAGACAAAATGGATGAAGACTGGATCCCAGTCCTTAAATCATGGAGACTGAACGAAAAGCATTACGGTTTTCTTCAAGGGATGAATAAGAGCGAAACAGCTGAAAAGTATGGGAACGAACAGGTTCATATATGGCGCAGAAGTTTTGAAATCGCTCCCCAGCCTCTGTCAAAAGACGATTTGGATAATCCGCGACACGACCCACGTTATGCGTCTATTCCTCCTGAATATATTCCAGACACGGAATCCCTGAAAGACACGATAGAAAGAGTTATGCCTTACTGGGAATGCGAAATTTTTCCTCAATTAATGAAGGTTGACAATATACTGGTCGTTGCCCATGGTAATAGTCTGCGTGGCATCGTGAAGCATCTAAAAGGTATTTCTGATGAAGCGATCAGTGACATGAATATTCCGACAGCAGTTCCTTATGTCTTTGAGTTTGATGACAACCTAAAACTTGTCCGAGACTTCTACTTGGGTAATGCAGAAGAAATCAAGCGCAAACAGGAAGCTGTTGCCAAACAAGGGCTGGCGAAATAA
- a CDS encoding two-component regulator propeller domain-containing protein: protein MKRLFIFLISMSAFISTFAQPAFVDKCNMSYLNMLSGLPSNFVDDIYSDSFGFIWISTHGGGLVRYDGFSYRYFGVGSDGMSLKSNTCHNVVEDRFHRLWISFEECTEVLDLKTMHSVMPKSKNDELKRIMAQMSVKVYCDSKGYIWIVERNDICRVEFDESGDVKDIIKFAYTNNTPDIAIADINNDGSVWAAIDGGLYKLLVSNHEIVRMDISPTFKDLPGVYVTSILNYQGSIWIGTNVGLMRYNSLNRQVKIYKNTIANTSLSHSYISALALSPDNHLVIGTLCGVDMYNPDTDDFSHWNMSSKINPLSSNFINCIYSLNGFLWVGTETGGIAQLAPRQLRLENFMHSDDPTSISPNALNAMYVEPNGTLWAGTVEGGLNRMERGKSSFTHFTTSNSALSHNSVSTLAVDGKRRLWVGTWAGGLNLVDLKTHRTVSRLNVPQKYKSLLNFIGALAYDKYNNIMWIGSNDGIFAYDLNTNTVFDPFNGNRDIRGAIGSIVDRYGYLWIGCVTGVVKINLKSSGRRSHRFNYVHITNKLDDPKSGIIDKLCAFCQTRNGTLWLGSNGYGLYKRIIDKSGHETFKAYTLRDGLANNSVKGIVEDNNGMLWITTENGLSQFNPKTETFTNYSANDGLLSSQFYWNSAVKSADGIIYLGSDKGLTILKGDNSDALYKGHLRFTRLMVDNEEIYAESRFLDEDISIAHEINIREGDKSLSIDFSSLNYGNENRGGYYYRMKGFEDDWIPLKPGEHSVRYTSLHSGSYQFEVKYSSAVSNGTGDVISIDVNVAPYFWKSWWFVSILLLVLTVLGKYLYEWRITELRRREAEKLMRPIEEAIRESDEPNKLQSRIEDILNNQRKFHESKIKSFEADKEELKLNNKPFIDDVIAILEKNYMNSEFGVGELADEIGMSRAVLSRKLSADTGLPTSQFIRNYRLGIAKDILIKNPGNRNITEIAYKVGFNDPKYFTRCFTRQYGSSPTTYKSE from the coding sequence ATGAAACGCTTGTTTATTTTTCTTATTTCTATGTCTGCTTTTATCTCTACGTTTGCACAGCCTGCTTTCGTTGATAAATGCAATATGTCTTATCTAAATATGCTGAGCGGACTTCCAAGTAATTTCGTCGATGATATATACAGCGATAGTTTCGGCTTTATATGGATTTCCACTCATGGTGGTGGGCTCGTAAGATATGATGGATTCTCATATCGTTATTTTGGAGTTGGCAGTGATGGAATGTCATTGAAGAGTAACACTTGTCATAATGTTGTTGAAGACAGGTTCCATCGTCTTTGGATAAGTTTCGAAGAATGCACAGAAGTGCTAGACCTTAAAACAATGCATTCTGTTATGCCTAAGAGTAAAAATGATGAACTCAAGCGCATTATGGCCCAAATGTCAGTAAAAGTGTATTGTGACAGTAAAGGATATATTTGGATTGTAGAAAGAAATGATATATGCAGGGTTGAATTTGATGAATCCGGAGATGTAAAAGATATTATTAAATTCGCATATACCAACAATACTCCTGATATTGCGATAGCCGATATAAATAATGATGGTTCTGTATGGGCTGCCATTGACGGAGGATTATATAAACTTCTGGTATCTAATCATGAGATTGTGCGTATGGATATATCGCCGACATTTAAAGATCTTCCGGGAGTATATGTCACGTCTATTTTAAATTATCAAGGTAGTATATGGATAGGCACAAATGTTGGGCTGATGAGATATAACTCGCTCAACAGACAAGTTAAGATCTATAAAAACACGATAGCCAATACTTCTCTTTCTCATTCTTATATATCAGCATTGGCTTTGTCGCCAGATAATCATTTGGTTATTGGAACACTTTGTGGTGTAGACATGTATAATCCTGATACTGATGATTTCTCTCATTGGAACATGTCAAGCAAGATAAATCCATTGAGCAGCAATTTTATCAATTGTATTTATTCACTAAATGGGTTCTTATGGGTCGGAACAGAGACTGGTGGCATAGCGCAACTTGCTCCAAGGCAGTTAAGACTGGAAAACTTTATGCATTCTGATGATCCAACGAGTATTTCTCCAAATGCTTTAAACGCAATGTATGTTGAGCCAAATGGTACACTCTGGGCTGGAACTGTTGAAGGTGGTTTGAACAGAATGGAAAGAGGTAAAAGCTCTTTTACGCATTTCACAACTTCTAATTCTGCATTATCTCACAACAGTGTGTCAACTCTTGCTGTTGACGGAAAACGTAGACTATGGGTTGGTACTTGGGCTGGTGGTCTTAATCTCGTTGATCTAAAAACTCATCGTACTGTTTCACGTCTTAACGTTCCGCAGAAATATAAATCACTGCTTAACTTTATCGGGGCTTTGGCTTACGATAAGTACAATAACATCATGTGGATAGGCAGTAATGATGGTATATTCGCTTATGACCTTAACACGAATACTGTGTTTGATCCTTTTAATGGTAACCGTGATATACGAGGGGCTATAGGCTCTATCGTTGACAGATATGGCTATCTGTGGATAGGATGTGTTACTGGTGTTGTTAAAATCAATTTGAAGTCATCTGGAAGGCGTAGCCATAGATTTAACTATGTTCATATCACGAATAAACTTGATGATCCAAAGAGTGGAATAATAGATAAGCTATGTGCTTTTTGTCAGACTCGAAACGGCACGTTATGGTTAGGCAGTAATGGATACGGACTATACAAGCGCATAATAGACAAGAGCGGACATGAAACTTTCAAGGCATATACGCTAAGGGATGGATTGGCAAACAATTCTGTTAAGGGTATTGTTGAAGATAATAATGGCATGTTATGGATAACAACGGAAAACGGTCTTTCGCAGTTTAATCCTAAAACAGAAACGTTTACAAACTATTCTGCCAATGACGGATTATTGTCTTCACAGTTTTATTGGAATTCTGCTGTGAAATCGGCTGATGGAATCATTTATCTTGGTAGTGACAAAGGACTAACGATATTGAAGGGTGACAATTCTGATGCTCTTTATAAGGGGCATTTAAGGTTTACCAGACTCATGGTTGACAATGAGGAGATATATGCAGAAAGTCGGTTCTTGGATGAAGATATATCCATTGCTCATGAAATAAATATCAGAGAGGGTGATAAGTCTTTGTCAATTGATTTTTCTTCGCTCAACTATGGTAATGAGAATCGTGGAGGTTACTATTACCGCATGAAGGGATTTGAAGATGATTGGATTCCTTTGAAACCAGGAGAACATAGCGTCAGATATACAAGTCTTCATTCAGGAAGTTATCAGTTTGAAGTGAAATATTCGTCAGCTGTTAGCAATGGAACGGGAGATGTTATTTCAATAGATGTGAATGTGGCTCCTTATTTTTGGAAGAGCTGGTGGTTTGTTTCTATATTACTTTTGGTGTTGACTGTGCTTGGCAAGTATCTTTATGAGTGGCGCATCACAGAGTTGCGTCGACGTGAGGCAGAAAAGCTGATGCGTCCGATAGAGGAAGCCATAAGAGAGAGTGACGAACCGAATAAGTTGCAGTCGCGTATAGAGGATATTCTTAACAATCAGCGCAAGTTCCATGAAAGTAAGATCAAGAGTTTTGAGGCAGACAAGGAAGAATTGAAACTGAACAATAAACCGTTTATTGATGATGTGATTGCTATTTTGGAAAAGAACTATATGAATTCTGAATTTGGTGTAGGAGAACTCGCTGATGAAATAGGCATGAGTAGGGCTGTACTTAGTCGCAAACTGAGTGCTGATACCGGACTTCCTACGAGTCAGTTTATTCGTAATTATCGTCTAGGAATAGCCAAAGATATATTAATAAAGAATCCTGGCAACAGAAACATCACCGAAATAGCATATAAGGTAGGTTTTAATGATCCTAAGTATTTCACTCGCTGTTTCACTCGTCAGTATGGTTCGTCTCCAACTACCTATAAGAGTGAATAA
- a CDS encoding fructose bisphosphate aldolase has product MNAIQLKQMTSAKGFIAALDQSGGSTPKALKQYGVNEDAWTTEEEMFQLVHQMRTRVIKAPAFKGDRIIASILFENTMNRKIDDKYTADYLWEEKQVVPILKIDKGLADLENGVQVMKPMPELDDLLKQAQKRHIFGTKMRSVIKEANEEGIKKIVDQQFEIAKRIIAYDLVPIIEPEVDIHAPEKTKCEELLKKYIKEDLKALGKDQKVMFKLTIPNIDNFYADLMGDTHVVRVVALSGGYSQDEACEKLTHNHGMIASFSRALLQDLSSSQSDADFNKMLKDSIEKIYQASIK; this is encoded by the coding sequence ATGAATGCAATTCAATTAAAACAAATGACATCCGCTAAAGGATTCATTGCCGCACTTGATCAGAGTGGTGGCAGTACGCCAAAAGCCTTGAAGCAATATGGCGTTAATGAAGATGCGTGGACTACTGAAGAAGAAATGTTCCAGCTTGTCCATCAGATGCGTACTAGGGTCATCAAAGCACCTGCTTTCAAAGGTGACAGAATCATCGCATCCATTCTGTTTGAGAACACGATGAATCGTAAGATTGACGATAAATATACCGCTGATTACCTTTGGGAAGAAAAGCAAGTAGTTCCTATCCTGAAAATAGACAAGGGACTAGCTGATTTGGAAAACGGTGTACAGGTGATGAAACCAATGCCAGAATTGGATGACCTACTGAAACAGGCACAGAAGAGACATATTTTTGGTACAAAGATGCGTTCAGTGATCAAGGAGGCAAATGAAGAAGGAATTAAAAAAATTGTTGACCAACAGTTTGAAATTGCCAAAAGAATCATTGCCTATGATCTTGTTCCAATCATTGAACCAGAAGTAGACATTCATGCTCCTGAAAAGACCAAATGTGAAGAACTCCTTAAAAAATATATCAAAGAGGATTTGAAAGCATTAGGTAAGGATCAGAAAGTAATGTTCAAGTTAACCATTCCGAACATAGACAACTTCTATGCTGACTTGATGGGTGACACACATGTTGTACGTGTCGTTGCGTTGTCTGGTGGATATTCACAAGATGAAGCCTGCGAAAAGCTAACACATAATCATGGAATGATTGCCAGCTTCTCTAGAGCCCTGCTACAAGATTTAAGTAGCAGCCAGTCTGATGCAGACTTTAATAAGATGCTGAAAGACTCCATTGAGAAAATATATCAGGCATCAATAAAGTAA